One window from the genome of Thermus sediminis encodes:
- a CDS encoding electron transfer flavoprotein subunit alpha/FixB family protein translates to MVLVVLDHDGNRLRKGALEALTRARQLAEGLGTKVAGVLLAEDKAPLEEAKKYVETLYTATLGPYTAEKWAAGVLAAAKMGAKAVVAPSSRQSRAFLGRVAYALEAGFLEDTLDSSLEAGEVQATRYAYLNRVTQRVKSPLPVVLTVKPNTTPLAEPLEAEAEVVALKVPEIPTVEVLERVEEEKKGVSLTEANVVVTGGRGMGGPEAFRLAEELAALLGGAVGATRAVVDAGWRPYSEQVGQTGKTVQPALYIGLGVSGAVQHLAGMNKSKYIVAVNKDPEAPIFKHSDYGVVADVHQILPALVQAVKKLKD, encoded by the coding sequence ATGGTGCTCGTTGTCCTGGACCACGATGGCAACAGGCTGAGAAAGGGGGCCCTCGAGGCCCTAACCCGGGCCCGGCAGTTGGCCGAGGGCTTGGGGACCAAGGTGGCAGGGGTACTCCTGGCCGAGGACAAAGCCCCTTTGGAGGAGGCGAAGAAGTACGTGGAAACCCTCTACACCGCCACCTTGGGCCCCTACACCGCTGAGAAGTGGGCAGCCGGAGTGCTGGCGGCAGCCAAAATGGGGGCGAAGGCGGTGGTGGCCCCCTCCTCCAGGCAGAGCCGGGCCTTTTTGGGCCGGGTGGCCTACGCCCTGGAGGCTGGGTTTTTGGAGGACACCCTGGACTCCTCCCTGGAGGCAGGCGAGGTCCAGGCCACCCGCTACGCCTACCTGAACCGGGTCACACAGAGGGTAAAAAGCCCTCTGCCCGTGGTCCTCACGGTGAAGCCCAACACCACCCCCCTGGCCGAGCCCCTGGAGGCCGAGGCTGAGGTGGTGGCCCTAAAGGTCCCCGAGATCCCCACGGTGGAGGTCTTGGAGCGGGTAGAGGAGGAGAAGAAGGGGGTTTCCCTCACCGAGGCCAACGTGGTGGTCACCGGGGGGCGGGGGATGGGGGGCCCCGAGGCCTTCCGTCTGGCCGAGGAGCTCGCCGCCCTCCTAGGGGGGGCCGTGGGGGCCACCCGGGCGGTGGTGGACGCGGGTTGGCGGCCCTACAGCGAACAGGTGGGGCAGACGGGCAAGACCGTCCAGCCTGCCCTCTACATCGGCCTTGGGGTTTCCGGGGCGGTGCAGCACCTGGCGGGGATGAACAAGAGCAAGTACATCGTGGCCGTGAACAAGGACCCCGAGGCCCCCATCTTCAAACACTCGGACTACGGCGTCGTGGCGGATGTGCACCAGATCCTCCCCGCCCTGGTCCAGGCGGTGAAGAAGCTCAAGGACTAG